In the Prionailurus viverrinus isolate Anna chromosome A3, UM_Priviv_1.0, whole genome shotgun sequence genome, GAACCCTGAAGTGGAGCTGATCCTTGAATTTATGGGGAGATTGGTCCAAATGTGTATGAGGTATTCCCTTAATAGTATATTCCTgtttgaaaacagattttttttctgaattttagttAATTGACTCTGAAATGGTTTGTATTTAGTTCTCTGGTTATTTGTTAATAATATGTTATTTTCACCTGGAATCTTTAAACCTTAGCAAAGCCCTATTTGGCTGCTACATTGTTGGGGTAGATATTTATCAACTTACAATTCTTCAGTGTTGGAAAGGGGTCTTAGAGATCGGTCTTAATTCCCCTCATTTTGCAACTGAAAGAAAATGGAGGCTTTGTCTGAGACCTCACAGCTACTTGGTAGCAACACATGGAGCAAATGGTTCTCTCCTGTGACTGTTGTAGGAAATACCAGAAACAATCATTTCACTCTCAGCGGGGTCCATGCACTTGAAACAAAAACCTTGCACCTCTTGTAGCTAGAAAACCGTCTACTGACTGATGTCAGTGCACTGACTGAGGCACTGACAAACCGCGGTCCTGAGTTTGGCATCGGCATGACAGCACAGGGCATCCTGACCCTGTGTGTTGGAGCTGCTGTTTCTCTCCCCATTTTGGACATCTCTAAAATAATCATGTTTAGTCTAAGTGATATTTAAGATCCTTTTGAACCATAATACACAGTGATTTTACACACTATATTAAATGTATTGGGGAAGATCAGCATTGTACAGATTACttacacaaatcttttttttttgtttcctctaaCGGAATTTAGGTACTGATATCTCATTTTGAAACTTGGTTTTAAATAACTTCATAGAAATTACTTTATATGCACAAAATGAACTTGTTTCACATAATGAAATTTATGTACTTGTATCACtttgaaattgcattttaaatcagttttatttgCAACATAAAACTATTTTCTCAAAAGTGTTTGTTTCCATTCAACAAACAGTGAGTCGAGCACTTACTGTAGGTACAAGtggctataaaaaagaaatacaagacatTCAGGAAACATTCCTCCAGACAAACTATGGAATGACAATCTCTTTATCGTTTTAAttgttaaagaaaactttttcaaataaaaagtcaCTGATCATCCCACTGTTTTAACCACAatagctgttttcatttttagtattaTCTCCCTTTTGTCTATATATACAATCATAACAAActtttttacattctattttttcacataatttaaGCATTTACCGTCCATATTTTAAGAACTGCGTATAACTGACACCAAATATTATGTCTTTGTGCTATTTTACTGTGTACCGTACTTGTAACTGTTGCTTCCAAAATTTAGTAGATTGGAGATTGTTGTTTCTCACATTTAGATTAATTTGTCTTGGAAACATTTCTTACATTTGTTTGAACTTTACTTTCTTGTGTGTGAAATTTCTCTTTatgtcctttgctcatttatctTTTGCAGTCTTGTGTTTCACACACATCTAAGTGGCCTGCCCCGGTGTCCCAGTTTCCCAGTGTTTTGTCTCTCAGGAGCTGACAGTTTTAGTCATTAACTTATCCTTCTACTAAATGGTTAATGTACaccttttttccttatttattacttataataGAGGAAAGTATTACACAGGGGGATCACTTTGGAAGAAATGTGTCCTGTTAACATAATTAGTACAAATTAATCATAGCtaacattttttctcattgtaagtaaagatgggaaaattaaaaagcaaaattactgAAATGGTTTACATCCTTGTATCTACGTAGATAAAACGAATATATTTGATCTGAGACCAATGGCAGGGGGGAGCCTTTTTACCTTTTTGGCCCCACAATCCTAAAGGGAAGCCCCTTGACCCTTTGTATCTCCCTCCTAGCCACCTCCCAACATTATTCTTTGCTCTATTAGCAGGTCTCACAGTTGTATCTTCAGATAGTTATTGACTAGGTTGGAGCAGTGGTGAGTATAATGTTTCTCCTCCAACCTTAAACCTAGTAACATTATCAGACATTTGGGAAGTCTTGAACATATTTAATAtcagtgtttctttttcattttgaaaattgacTTTTGTCTTTGAACACTTTGTTTCAACAGAGTCAGACAGAAAAATTAGCAAAGGTTTACCAGCCAAAACGCTCAGTCTTATCTCCTAAAAGTACTATTTCTGTCGCCCACCTTCTGGCTGCAAGACAGGACTTGTCGAAGATTTTAAGGACAAGCAGTGGCTCTATAAGAGAAAAGACTGCCTGTGCCATCAATAAGGTGATTAAAGTATCTTCACTTTTATttcacatacatttatttctatttataaaaatacagcaGTTTAAAACCTCTTTCTTACCCCATAGGTGTTGATGGGCAGGGTGCCTGACAGAGGAGGTAGACCCAACGAAATTGAACCTCCACCTCCAGAGATGCCACCATGGCAGAAAAGGCAAGATGGCCCCCAGCAGCAAGCAGGAGGccgaggaggagggagaggtggtTATGAACATTCCTCATATGGAGGACGAGGAGGTCATGaacaaggaggagggagaggtggacGTGGTGGCTATGACCATGGTAGCCgcgggggaggaagaggaaataagCATCAAGGAGGCTGGACGGAtggagggagtggaggaggaggaggtggctaCCAAGATGGTGGTTATCGAGATTCAGGTTTCCAGCCAGGTGGCTATCATGGTGGTGGCCACAGTGGTAGTTATCAAGGTGGTGGTTATGGTGGCTTCCAAACATCTACATATACAGGAAGTGGTTACCAGGGTGGTGGATACCAGCAGGACAATAGATACCAAGATGGTGGGCATCATAGTGATCGAGGCAGTGGTCGTGGAGGGAGAGGTGGTCGTGGAGGCCGGGGTGGACgtggaggccagggaggaggttggggaggaagggggagccaGAATTATCACCAAGGGGGACAGTTTGAACAGCACTTCCAGCATGGAGGTTATCAGTATAATCATTCTGGATTTGGACAGGGAAGACATTATACTAGTTGAGGCTACGGAACCTTACATTTTGCTAGAGCTCAAGTAATAGAAACTTAGTTTCAGAATTCTGAGTCCAGCATCAATTTTGAATTAATGTGAGACCACAGGTGGCAGGCAGATTCCTGCTTGGCATAAGTATTTGTAGGTCTTCAttcaattctgtttttgttttttttttttttaaggacttacATAATGCAGTTTGTTTGAGAAACATATACAACCTCTCTCCTTTgtatgaagaattttttaaaaggtaattaaaattGCCTTTAATTGACCAGTAGACTAATTCCACAGTCAGAACACGTGTACTTTTTGGGGAAGAAATTACTTGAATAAGTAGTTTTCAAAAAGCAGTTTTGAAAATGAGGATTCTCCTAGATTTTTTTAGATTTACAACTAGGAAGGCTTCCTCATATTAACAGTCCATTTATATGTGTTTTCCTTGAAGTATTCTAATGCCTATTTTCCAAGCACAGTTCTGCCCCGATTGGCTTTTTATTCAGAGAGATTATGCCACATTTGCTTCATGATAGGACTTTGGGTCTGTTCCTATTAAATGAGCTCTTCTGCAGATAGCACATTCAGTAGCCTTATTCTTTTGATGGAATACTGTACCATATGCTCAACTCTGAAAACCTTGAACACGGCCAAAATCCGTAAAGATTATAAAAGCAAACTAAGTTGTGAACCTATAATACATGTAGGCATTTATATAGTATAGCAATTCAAACTGACCTGCATCCATTCAAAACAAGTTCCTCCTTAAACCTTATTTTTACTTGAAATCTGTTAGAAGAAACAGCAAACTGAAATTTGTTTTATGCACGAGTTAATACCACTGGCTCAGCAAATACAAAATTAGTTTGCTTGGGGCAGGAGACTTTTTTTGTAATGGAAGAAATGCACTACCAAGTAAGAGGACAGATTTTTGCTTAGTGCAGGAGGCCCTTTATTATTGCTGCAGAAAACAAAAGCCTGGCTGAGTTGATGTTTTACATTCTCCTTTACTGAAATCTACATGAAGCTTCGGGCTGGGTTTTTGTAAACGTAAACATTGTCAAGCTGTGAAAGAAAATGGCTGGAGGTGTGCTTTGTGTGAAAGGTGAGCAATAAAGTATCTGTATGTTCTCTCTGGTTTGAGTTTTCTTTTagctacttttaaaaactgaattattgTGGATACTTGTTTCCAGCTTAAGAGCTAAGAGTTTGTTTCCCCAAAGATTATTGagtgtttctttaaaacataattttcaatGAAAGATAATCCTTACCCTAAGGccataaataattgaaaaatacgTATTTCCAAATTTACCTTTCACTAGAACATTACAGCTAGAAAGCTTCACTACTCATTTCTGGCCACTGGGGGGAGCTGTTGTTACACAATGTATTAGGCAAAGATAAATTAATGACCCTAaactttcagggtttttttttatttcgcCATTCTTCCTACAAATGAGGgacatttttcttaaaaggaagtgaattgaaaatatatgtttGTAAAAACAGGAATAGTATTTCCTTTTCCTACTAAATGTCTTGCCATAGAATAGcaatattctttttgatactgAGATAGGCACATTCTTTTGGTAcctaaaaaccattttaaaagccTACCTtgatcattttgttaattttgccggtgttttagatttttttggCAAGACTTTACCATCCTAAAATGTTCAAACTTGAAGATAATTGAAAATACTCTTATTTAAATCATTAAAGATTTTAAGGTCTGTCTTGAAAGTTGTAATTATTGGTGTCTCTatgctattaaatatatttagtatGTATAGGGATGTCCTATCGGAAATAAAATTGTCAAGGTTTCACATCTTAACCTAGAATGTATTCTCAGTAGTTACCTTAACATTTGCTTTATCTGTTTTGTAACCAAAGACTCCACAGTATACCTAATGaatatgtttcattcttttgacaaacataattttgatttatttttgttgttaatagACTGCTTTTCAAATTTGAGCATGTAAGCaagcaaatacacattttttttatgatGGCTCTAAAATTTGCATCTCCGTTTTCTGCCTCAAACTAGCATTTCCCCCCCATTATAAACCCATAAAAAGATGGTCTTTTAGTTTCTCCTCTTTGACAGATTAAGTTCTCTCTGAATAGGGTATCTTTCAAAACACCAGTTAGTTTgtcattatattaaaataaagttcTGAGATTTTGTATAGAGCGTGTATCGATTTTACACATATTCGTAACTTTAACTTGCACTAAACAATAACTAGATTAGGGAATGTGGGAATTTCTTGGAGAAATAAGATAAGTGTTTAGATGGGAATTTTTGACCTATGAAATCTTAAAATACTGTTAACTTAGATTGAGAAAGAACCTTTTGTTagtgcttttgtttcttctctgaaCCAGAAACTAAAATAGTGTGTCCACATTCTCTGTGGAGATTATCTGACATCTGCCACTATCATTCTCATTTCTTGCTCTAGATCCAAACTGAGCTAGTATCCATCCAACTGTGCTGGACACAGAAGAGTTAAATAAGTTCTTGCTAAGGGAAACCATTTGAAATCATGTCTGTATATACTAACCTATTTTCCCACTGCCCAAATCACTTACATTCTACtggatttttttatgttgtgCCCATTCTAcctttctggatattttatttacCTATATTATATCCTTTTGAAAATAGGTTTTAGACATATTCATAGTACTTAACCATTCTGTCTTAAGTACTTTGGATGGTATTTGATTCATTAGTTTTTAACAGGGCCATTGGGTTTACTTACAAAATACATTCATCACAGGGTACCTAATgttatataaaatgtcttttttccctgCTATTCTTGTTTCTCGTTGCTCACTAACATAATTATAATCattagaaatgttatttttgttcaGTGCTCCGTTTCCACAGTTGTATACATTAATGTATTCCTACAGTTCAAATCACTGATGGAGGCCGGTACGCATGTCAGTGTTTGAACTCACTCACCTTGGGTACTTTTAGTCACCTGTAAAAGTATGTTGGTAAAGATGCTGCATAAACACAGCTGTTGGCATGAGAACTTTCCCAGTAAATCATTTACTTCCcactaaatgtaaatgaagaAACCTAGGGTGGAACtagaataaaacttttttttaaacatgttccCTAAGAATTTGAGGGAAGACCTTGAAAAAAATATGGAGGTAAGTTAGTCCTGCCTTGGAAAATGtccagtggcagagccagaaacaggtaattacaaaatataataaacatgaaaGTTACACCAGGGTACTAGGGTAACACAGTGTTTAGTATTGCTCCTATGACGTAGAAACATGGTAGAAGCCAGTTAATAGATGGCTCTACATCTCTTCCTAAGTAATTTGGACCTAGTTTATGTGCCTCAGTATACCAGCGTATGCAACATAGATCTGGATTCTATGTAAATCACTGACCGGAGAAGAGAATGGATTTAAGGAGAGGGCAATGATTGGAATCAGAAGCATATATTATATCCCATATAATAATACGGAGGGGGATGATTTCAATCTGAAATTTGGGGACATGTCAGGAGACAGACTTGGGAATGATCAACATCCAGTGACTTTGCATTGGGATATTCAGAATAAGGACTCTGTATTAAATCACCAAAGAGGGGGAAAGGGCATTAGATCTTTCTAGATTAGACAGAATCTCGGAATCACTTAAGGAGTATTGCATCAGGGTCACAGAAGCAAGAGGAAAACAGCAGCAGCATGGGAATCTAGGTTTAGTAGTAACAGCAGTAGTCTGTTACCCTTCATCAAGAGCATTGTGTTACCCCAGTTTCACACAAAGAATGAAGCCCAGGATGGTTGTTGAGTAGACTACCAACATCCATGTAGGTAGTAAGCAGGAGAGCTAGAATCAAACCTAGGCTCCAGAGCTCAGTAACCAACAATTCCATATACTACAGGGATTCAGTGAACCAGAGCTTAAAATACCCATTATATCTTGTGACCTTTTCAATAGAATTTTCAGAACTAAAGCCAGCTTACTGGAGTTTGAGGAAGGAAAGACATGAAAGTAAATTTAGACTGTTTCCAGAATCTTCACTAGAGGAGGAGGACAGTAAAATAACAATGTAAAATTTAATGGAATGAAGTGTGCCCTGAGAGGTTACAAAAAGCCAAGGAAATTTTCAAGTGAGTATCTTCAAGAACCCAAAAGGGTCAACTGCAGAATTCTCTGTGAATTCAAAGCAAACCTATCACTGACTGTATCttaatgccattttttaaatgaggcattTACAAGACAGTGGAGAAATTTTCTTGGGGAAAGTTTTGAAAAGTACAATCAGTTCCTCAGGACAAAAAGGTTTACTCCCAGCATAGCTTCCAGCACTTAACACAGCCTTAGCCAGCACTGGCTCTAATGTCTCCTGCATTAGATTCCTACAAAATCCTTTCCCACTCAATGTACCAGTGGTACAGAAGACCAATCAGATGTCAACtacattggggtgcttgggtggcccagtgggttaagcaaccaacttcagctcaggtcatgatctcatgtttcacgagttcgagcccctcatcaggctctgtgctgacagctaggagctcagagccctctttggatctgtgtctccctctctctctctgcccctcccctgctcatgctcagtctctctctctcaaaaataaacatttaaaaaaattcatttttaaagtcaaCTACATTAGTGCAAAACTCTAAAGAAATTTGTTTCATTCTAACCTTCAATTTTCAGAAATCCCAACTGAAAGGGATAAGGGAGGGCTTTTTTGTAATCTTATTTACAATGATGCTGAgataatagttttaaatattgcACTGCTAACAGTTACCTTCTTTCCCTGTTATTTAAGTGCTTTcccatggaaaaacaaaagtaatagcATGTCTCCCCTAGAGGCACATCTGTAACAGACTAGGGCAATGAAATGTATACCTGtattaaaattgaaaagcaaTGTGTGGATACAATTTTTGCCTAACAATTCACTCAGAGCACCAGGAGATGGGTGTTCTGGATTCAGAACTTGAGTGCACTAACAATTATTAAGTATGATAATCTGTATAAAATGCCCACCATGATGTACAGTACATGGTATAAACTCAGTGTTTAGCTACTATCAATACATAAGTAATTACTGCTCAGGAACACCTTAAATAGAACCAAAGGGAGAATATCTCTCGTCCCTTCCTGGTTCAAGTTTGGAATAAATGTTTCAATTCTCCTTATTACAACCTGAAAACAGCCT is a window encoding:
- the FAM98A gene encoding protein FAM98A; protein product: MECDLMETDILESLEDLGYKGPLLEDGALSQAVCAGASSPEFTKLCAWLVSELRVFCKLEENVQATNSPSEAEEFQLEVSGLLGEMNCPYLSLTSGDVTKRLLVQKNCLLLLTYLISELEAARMLCVNTPPKKAQEGGGSEVFQELKGICIALGMSKPPANITMFQFFSGIEKKLKETLAKVPPNHVGKPLLKKPMGPAHWEKIEAINQAVANEYEVRRKLLIKRLDVTVQSFGWSDRAKSQTEKLAKVYQPKRSVLSPKSTISVAHLLAARQDLSKILRTSSGSIREKTACAINKVLMGRVPDRGGRPNEIEPPPPEMPPWQKRQDGPQQQAGGRGGGRGGYEHSSYGGRGGHEQGGGRGGRGGYDHGSRGGGRGNKHQGGWTDGGSGGGGGGYQDGGYRDSGFQPGGYHGGGHSGSYQGGGYGGFQTSTYTGSGYQGGGYQQDNRYQDGGHHSDRGSGRGGRGGRGGRGGRGGQGGGWGGRGSQNYHQGGQFEQHFQHGGYQYNHSGFGQGRHYTS